Proteins encoded by one window of Sphaerodactylus townsendi isolate TG3544 linkage group LG04, MPM_Stown_v2.3, whole genome shotgun sequence:
- the SLITRK5 gene encoding SLIT and NTRK-like protein 5 yields the protein MYACCSTVTLEQDLNRKMHIWMVQTIAFALTSLVLAWAESIEYYGEICDNGCPCEEKDGILTVSCENRGIISLFEISPPKFPVYHLLLSGNLLNRLYPNQFVNYSGSTILHLGSNDIQDIETGAFHGLRGLKRLHLNNNKLEILRDDTFAGLESLEYLQVDYNYISAIEPNTFSKLHLLQVLILNDNLLSSLPNNLFRFVPLTHLDLRGNRLKLLPYLGLLQHMDKVVELQLEENPWNCSCELIALKDWLDSISYSALVGDVVCETPFRLHGRDLDEVSKQELCPRRLISDYEMPPQTPLSTTGYFHTTPASVNSVATSSSAVYKSHLKPPKGTRQPNKSRVRPTSRLPSKDLGYSNYGPSIAYQTKSPVPLECPTACTCNLQISDLGLNVNCQERKIENISELQPKPYNPKKMYLTENYIMQVHRSDFLDATGLDLLHLGNNRISSIQDRAFGDLTSLRRLYLNGNRIERLTSELFYGLQSLQYLFLQYNVIREIEAGTFDPVPNLQLLFLNNNLLRSLPGGIFSGLTLYRLSLRSNHFSYLPVSGVLDQLKSLLQIDLHENPWDCTCDVVGMKLWLEQLNTGVLVDQVICESPKKFAQHDMRSIKAELLCPDYSDIIVSTPTPSSMQGPARTTPFSNSGQFNSTSEEDDAAFPSGGSSSSTSSTVPLSVLILSLLLVFIMSVFVAAGLFVLVMKRRKKVQSGDHASGNNSDVSSFNMQYSVYTGGGAPHSHAHAHHQQHPQHLHRGGGGGVPALPKVKTPAGHVYEYIPHPLGHMCKNPIYRSREGNAGEDYKDLHELKVTYSNHHLQPQPLPSSQALGQPPAAPGGQEEPLRSPTYSVSTIEPRDELLSPVQDADRFYRGILEPDKRSSTTLGGSNLPEYPKFPTTTYTYTPNYDLRHPPHSYLHPSPGDSRIRETVLYTPPSTVYVEPNRNEYLELKAKLNAEPDYLEVLEKQTTFSQF from the coding sequence ATGTATGCTTGCTGCTCTACAGTGACTTTGGAGCAGGATCTCAACAGGAAAATGCATATCTGGATGGTGCAAACCATAGCTTTTGCTTTAACGTCTCTGGTCCTGGCGTGGGCAGAGAGCATCGAGTATTATGGGGAGATCTGTGACAACGGGTGTCCTTGCGAAGAGAAGGACGGCATCTTGACAGTCAGCTGCGAGAACCGTGGGATCATCAGCCTCTTTGAGATCAGCCCTCCCAAATTCCCCGTTTACCATCTCCTCTTGTCCGGGAATTTGCTCAACAGGCTCTACCCGAACCAGTTCGTCAATTACAGCGGGTCTACGATTTTGCACCTGGGCAGCAACGACATCCAGGACATCGAAACAGGAGCCTTCCACGGGCTGAGGGGCTTGAAGAGGCTCCACCTGAACAACAACAAGCTGGAGATATTGCGGGATGATACTTTTGCAGGGCTGGAGAGCTTGGAATATCTCCAGGTCGACTACAATTACATCAGCGCAATTGAACCCAACACTTTTAGCAAGCTGCACCTGCTGCAGGTGTTGATCCTGAACGACAATCTCCTCTCCTCGCTGCCCAACAACCTCTTTCGTTTTGTGCCCTTGACTCACCTCGATTTAAGGGGCAACCGGCTAAAGCTGCTCCCCTATTTGGGCCTTCTGCAGCACATGGATAAGGTGGTGGAGCTGCAGCTGGAAGAGAACCCCTGGAATTGCTCCTGCGAACTTATCGCCCTGAAGGATTGGCTGGACAGCATCTCCTATTCGGCACTGGTGGGGGACGTGGTCTGCGAGACGCCTTTCCGTTTGCACGGGAGGGATTTGGATGAGGTCTCCAAGCAGGAGCTTTGCCCTAGGAGACTCATCTCTGATTACGAGATGCCCCCGCAGACCCCACTGAGCACCACAGGGTATTTCCACACCACTCCGGCCTCGGTGAACTCTGTGGCTACTTCTTCCTCAGCTGTTTACAAATCACATTTGAAGCCCCCCAAGGGGACACGCCAGCCCAACAAGTCCCGGGTGCGCCCCACCTCTCGCCTGCCATCGAAGGACCTGGGATACAGTAACTATGGGCCCAGCATCGCCTACCAGACCAAATCTCCTGTGCCTTTGGAGTGTCCCACGGCTTGCACTTGCAACCTCCAGATCTCCGATTTGGGCCTCAATGTCAACTGCCAGGAGAGGAAGATTGAGAACATCTCAGAgctgcaacccaaaccctacaACCCCAAGAAGATGTACTTGACTGAGAACTATATCATGCAGGTGCACCGGTCAGATTTCCTGGATGCTACTGGATTAGATTTGCTTCACCTGGGCAACAATCGCATTTCGTCCATTCAggaccgggcctttggggatctAACTAGCTTGCGGAGGCTTTACTTAAATGGGAACCGAATTGAGAGACTGACCTCAGAGCTTTTCTATGGGCTTCAAAGTTTGCAGTACCTTTTCCTGCAGTATAACGTGATCCGTGAAATTGAGGCAGGTACTTTTGATCCTGTGCCCAATCTACAGCTCCTGTTTCTCAACAACAACTTGCTGAGGTCTTTACCTGGGGGCATTTTCTCTGGCTTGACTCTCTACAGGTTGAGCCTGAGGAGCAACCATTTCTCCTACCTGCCTGTTAGTGGGGTGCTTGACCAGCTGAAATCCTTGCTGCAGATTGACCTCCATGAAAACCCATGGGATTGTACATGTGATGTGGTAGGCATGAAGCTGTGGCTCGAGCAACTCAACACAGGCGTCCTTGTGGACCAGGTAATCTGTGAGTCCCCTAAGAAATTTGCCCAGCATGACATGAGGAGCATCAAAGCAGAGCTGCTGTGCCCGGACTACTCTGACATAATTGTTTCCACACCCACTCCATCATCCATGCAGGGACCAGCCAGGACCACCCCCTTCTCCAACTCTGGGCAGTTCAATAGCACCTCGGAGGAGGACGATGCAGCATTTCCTTCTGGTGGgtcttcctcctccacttcttccacGGTGCCTTTGTCGGTGCTGATCCTTAGCCTACTGCTGGTCTTCATTATGTCTGTGTTTGTGGCTGCGGGTCTCTTTGTGTTGGTCATGAAGCGCAGGAAGAAGGTTCAGAGCGGTGACCATGCCAGTGGCAACAATTCAGATGTGAGTTCCTTCAACATGCAGTACAGCGTGTACACAGGAGGGGGAGCCCCCCACTCTCACGCCCATGCCCATCACCAGCAACATCCGCAGCATCTTCAccgtggaggaggaggtggtgttcCAGCTTTGCCCAAGGTGAAAACCCCTGCAGGACACGTCTATGAATACATCCCTCACCCCTTAGGCCACATGTGCAAGAACCCAATCTATCGTTCCAGGGAGGGCAACGCAGGCGAGGATTACAAAGACCTCCATGAGCTCAAGGTGACCTACAGCAACCATCACCTCCAACCCCAACCTCTACCATCCTCACAGGCTTTGGGGCAGCCTCCAGCAGCTCCAGGGGGCCAAGAGGAGCCCCTGCGGAGCCCCACATACAGTGTGAGCACCATTGAGCCTCGGGATGAATTGCTATCCCCGGTGCAGGATGCCGACCGTTTTTACAGGGGCATTTTGGAGCCCGATAAACGTTCTTCTACCACTCTGGGGGGCAGTAACCTTCCTGAGTACCCtaagttccccaccaccacctacaCTTATACCCCTAATTATGACCTTAGGCATCCCCCACACTCCTACTTGCATCCCAGCCCGGGGGACAGCAGGATCCGGGAGACAGTGCTCTATACCCCCCCAAGTACTGTTTATGTAGAACCAAACAGGAACGAATACCTGGAGCTAAAAGCAAAACTAAATGCAGAGCCGGACTACCTCGAAGTGTTGGAAAAACAGACCACATTCAGTCAGTTCTGA